From Vanrija pseudolonga chromosome 1, complete sequence, a single genomic window includes:
- the LYP1_2 gene encoding Lysine-specific permease, whose protein sequence is MSTDKVEYEDKDAGGAEVRLASPSPAADAAVHGEDMDLSRGLKSRHLTMISIGGVLGTGLFLYTGAALQEGGPLGILLAFSIMGSVTYAVMISLGEMVSASPLPGGAISLAARFVDESLSFTLGWFYWYTWTIFLPSELSAIAVLINLWNTSVNNAVWISIFLVAAVGINMMGSAWYGETEFWLSYVKIFLIVGLIIVDIVISAGGVKGAPAIGFKYWRNPGPFVQAPGVDGALGRFLGFWSTLTRAAFSYIGSEIVAIAAGETQNPRKNVPRAIRNVYIRILLFYILGVFVIGITVPSDDPRLGLNSGTALASPFVIAIQTAGIKVLPTIVNAALLASGLSAANSELFTSSRALHGLAVNGHAPKIFGHTSRRGVPYVAILSCALFGALAYMSIKSSAGTAFGYLATLGSAGGLLMWWGVCITHIRFEKGLRLQRVPRADLPYTNVLTRRAAAAKYAAVLISIILFFSGYNVFLKGAWDTPTFITTYLPIMLFPVVYGGHKLWTRCKVVPYEDMVFNVYEDVREEKDEAGRSLWRKVFDAVV, encoded by the exons ATGAGCACCGACAAGGTCGAgtacgaggacaaggacgcgggcggcgcagagGTCCGCCTCGCGTCGCCTTCGCCTGCTGCCGACGCAGCGGTACACGGCGAGGACATGGACCTGAGCCGCGGGCTCAAGAGCCGACACTTGACCATGATCAGTATTGGCGGCGTGCT cgGCACCGGCCTGTTTTTATAcactggcgcggcgctgcaggAGGGCGGGCCgctcggcatcctcctcgcgTTCAGCATCATGGGCAGCGTGACGTACGCCGTGATGATCTCGCTCGGCGAGATGGTGAGCGCGTCCCCTTTGCCGGGCGGAGCCATCTCCCTGGCCGCGCGCTTCGTCGACGAGTCGCTCTCCTTCACGCTGGGCTGGTTCTACTGGTACACGTGGACCATCTTCCTGCCCTCGGAACTCTCCGCCATCGCGGTCCTCATAAACCTGTGGAACACGAGCGTGAACAACGCCGTGTGGATCAgcatcttcctcgtcgccgcggtggGCATCAACATGATGGGCTCGGCATGGTACGGCGAGACCGAGTTCTGGCTGTCGTACGTCAAGATTTTTCTGATTGTCGGGCTCATCATCGTCGACATCGTCATCtccgctggcggcgtcaaggGTGCCCCAGCAATCGGGTTCAAGTACTGGCGTAACCCCGGGCCGTTCGTGCAGGCGCCGggggtcgacggcgcgctcggccgcttcctcggcttctggtcgacgctcacgcgcgccgccttctcGTACATCGGCTCGGAGATCGTCGCTAtcgccgcgggcgagacgCAGAACCCGCGCAAGAACGTCCCGAGGGCAATCCGCAACGTCTACATTCGTATCCTGCTGTTCTACATCCTGGGCGTGTTCGTCATCGGCATCACTGTGCCGAGCGACGACCCGCGCTTGGGCTTGAAcagcggcacggcgctcgcgtcccCGTTCGTCATCGCCATCCAGACGGCGGGAATCAAGGTGCTCCCCACGATTGTCAACGCCGCGTTGCTCGCGTCTGGGTTGTCGGCCGCCAACTCGGAGCTGTTTacgtcgagccgcgcgctccaCGGCCTCGCGGTCAACGGGCACGCGCCCAAGATCTTCGGCCACacgagccgccgcggcgtgccgtaCGTCGCGATTTTGAGCTGTGCGCTgttcggcgcgctcgcgtaCATGAGCATTAAGAGCAGTGCGGGGACGGCCTTTGGCTACCTTGCCACGCTGGGCTCGGCCGGTGGTTTGCTGATGTGGTggggg GTATGCATTACCCACATCCGCTTCGAGAAGGGCCTGCGCCTACAGCGCGtcccgcgcgccgacctgcCGTACACCAACGTGCTgacacggcgcgccgccgcggcaaAGTACGCCGCGGTGCTGATCTCCATCATCCTGTT CTTCTCCGGCTACAACGTCTTCCTCAAAGGCGCATGGGACACGCCGACGTTCATCACGACCTACCTCCCCATCATGCTCTTCCCCGTCGTGTATGGCGGGCACAAGCTCTGGACGCGGTGCAAGGTCGTGCCGTACGAGGACATGGTGTTCAACGTGTACGAGGACGTGcgggaggagaaggacgaggcggggcgGAGTCTCTGGCGCAAGGTGTTTGACGCGGTTGTGTAG
- the SPAC458.02c gene encoding putative protein — translation MPPTTSSQKPNAPKGNGAAAGGANGASKAAPAAAHDGADHVGGKPDQDKYNSEQEAFNKEIAAVKTKLEAVRGRIALSQSPGSNDRRTTLKAEMDTLRGEQGKFKAERSKLFDELRKLQDGVQKKIKDVQTQRGKTGFNNVSQIDNRITDLNAQIESGSMKLVDEKKALQEITTLRRARKTLESSSSSDDAIAADKANIEEIKKKLDDPEAKKVSDRFDELKKEMDALRAEGDKAFQERNKLFDERSALSTKMDELYAAKRELAEKFREQKDHYHQKIAAIRQARNDRFKAEKAKEDAARREEEIVRLREEARAPAYAAEIEDARILINYFAGKYGVGEVPETSASAKEAASAAPSIQGVKAIEVRKVEADFKGMQLKKKDEELEGFFGGSKKKKGGKKGGASAGASGAATPSASAASESVNLPMNLLSALLAFGISPPSNKEDVARTVTDLETKKTWFEANSEAKTKAEIERVEKVVAKLQKQNAAVAEGADEASEEPEAEAAAAPAAAAEEAKAEA, via the exons ATGCCGCCCACCACCTCTTCCCAAAAGCCCAACGCCCCCAAGGGCAACGGGGCTGCGGCCGGCGGTGCCAACGGCGCATCAAAAGCggcccctgccgccgcgcacgacggcgctgacCATGTCGGCGGAAAGCCCGACCAGGACAAGTACAACTCTGAGCAGGAGGCTTTCAACAAGGAGATTGCCGCCGTCAAGACCAAGCTC GAGGCTGTCCGTGGCCGCATCGCGCTCTCGCAGAGCCCCGGGTCGAACGACCGCCGCACCaccctcaaggccgagatggACACGCTCCGTGGAGAGCAGGGAAAGTTCAAGGCCGAGCGCTCCAAGCTCTTTGACGAGCTCCGAAAGCTCCAGGACGGCGTGCAGAAGAAGATCAAGGACGTGCAGACCCAGCGCGGCAAGACTGGCTTCAACAACGTCTCGCAGATCGACAACCGCATTAC CGACCTCAACGCCCAGATCGAGTCTGGATCCATGAAGCTtgtcgacgagaagaaggcgctCCAGGAGATCACGACGCTCCGCCGTGCGCGCAAGACGctcgagtcgagctcgtcttCCGACGACGCTATTGCtgccgacaaggccaacATTGAGGAGAtcaagaagaagctcgacgaccccgaggccaagaaggtcaGCGACAGGTttgacgagctcaagaaggagaTGGACGCGCTCCGTGCCGAGGGTGACAAGGCGTTCCAGGAGCGCAACAAGCTGTTtgacgagcgcagcgccCTGTCTACCAAGATG GACGAGCTGTACGCCGCtaagcgcgagctggccgaaAAGTTCCGCGAGCAGAAGGACCACTACCACCAGAAGATCGCTGCGATCCGCCAGGCCCGCAACGACCGATTCAAGGctgagaaggccaaggaggacgctgcgcgccgcgaggaggagattgtccgtctgcgcgaggaggcccgTGCGCCGGCATACGCTGCCGAGATTGAGGACGCGCGCATCCTCATCAACTACTTTGCCGGCAAgtacggcgtcggcgaggttcCCGAGACGTCTGCATCTGCCAAGGAGGCTGCGTCTGCGGCGCCTTCGATCCAGGGTGTCAAGGCGATCGAGGTTCGCAAGGTGGAGGCCGACTTCAAGGGCATGCagctcaagaagaaggatgaggagctcgagggctTCTTTGGTGGctcgaagaagaagaagggcggaaagaagggcggcgcgtcggccggcgctTCGGGCGCCGCTACCCCCTCTGCCTCTGCGGCTTCCGAATCCGTCAACCTGCCCATGAACCTGCTGTCTGCGCTCCTGGCCTTTGGCATCTCGCCTCCTTCCAACAAGGAGGACGTTGCGCGTACTgtcaccgacctcgagacgAAGAAGACGTGGTTCGAGGCCAACTCTGAGGCCAAGAccaag GCCGAGATTGAGCGCGTCGAAAAGGTTGTCGCCAAGCTGCAGAAGCAGAAtgctgctgtcgccgagggtgccgacgaggcaagcgaggagcccgaggctgaggctgctgctgcccccgccgccgccgcggaggaggccaaggctgaGGCCTAA